AAGGGTGCTCGTACGCACGGGCCTTCATCGCTTCATAGGTCACCGGATCATGCTGCGCACACCAGGCTGCCAGCTTTCCGTCAACCTCGATTTGAGATTTCAGAATGTATTCAATTCCCTTGTCAATCGAGGTCCGCATCCGGGAACGAAGTTCATCATTCAGCAAATCGCCGCCAAACGGATACGTCCCATTCGCCATCTCACCGAGCAAGTCCATTACTTTGATCATCGCGTTATCATTAAAGGTCACATAGTTTGAGTAGTACACGGAGTCCCCTTCTAGGCCCCGCTTCGGATATACCTGCGGCCAGCCTCCCGACGTATACTGCATGATCAGCAGGAAACCGATGCCTTTCTGAATACTTGCCTTTATCGTCTCATCCCCGGTTGCCTGATATACCTGCGACAAAAAACGCAGCTGATTCGTCGTCGCATTGTTATCGATAGAGCCCAGCTCTTCTCCGCTTGGGCCGAACTGGGTGGAACGCTTCTCCACCCCGTCCCACAGACGGCTGTACTGCTTCTCCATACTTTTCGTCCACCCGCCGTGGTCCATCTGCCAAGAAATCAGGTATTTCGCCTGCTGCACCGCTTTTTCGAGATCTCCCGAGAAGACCGGGTTCTCTGCCGGCTTCACCAGCATACCAGCCTGCAGGGTCTCCTTTATTTCATAGACGACGACCGTATCGCCGAACTTGTTCCTGCCTACGGCAGCACGGGTAGGATTCAGCTTCTGCAGCTTAGGATTTAATCCTGCCCACTTCTCCGCCGGCGCCTGCAGCTTCAAAGCTTTCACATCGAACGCGTCAAACTCGCCGCCCAGTATGACCGCCACCAAGTGCGGGGCAATCGCTTCAGCCCCGGCGATCTCTACTTGAGCCGGTTCCACTTTACCGCTTGATGCGATCCTGGACATAATCAAATCCGCTTCCTTCAGATTCAACGGCTCATTGATCCCGAAGTTGCGGCCCTTTGCCGTCATAAATCCTTCCGCAATTACCGCACCAATCGCCCCTTTGCTTGATTCCGGGAGCCCTTCAGCATCATCCATTCGGTCGGAATTATTCCGTTTGCCCCCCAGCTTCAAGACGGAGGCGAGGATAATCGCGGCTTCTTGACGGGTTATAATGTCATCCGGCCGCACGCTGCCATCCGGGAGGGCTGCGGCATACCCTGCCTTCTGTGCGGCTTCAAGGACATATGAGGACCATGTGTCCTTGGATATGCCCCACACCTCTTCTCCCGAATCCAGGTTCTTGAAGGTTTCCTCAGCGTTGAACCCCATGACCCTGTTGATGCGTGCAAAAAATTCGATGCGGGTCAGCGGCCGGTCCTCTTTAAGACTGTCCGCGGAAGCGACAATCCCGGCGAGCTTTAATTTTTTCAGCAGCAGGCCGTCCATGATCTCCTCCATGCCCACAGCTTGCACTTCCACAGGCGCCGGATTCTCGGGTTCCGGCGTGACGCTGGCATCGTAAACGTGCAGATGGTCAATATTCGCGCCTCCGCTTGCTCCCGTAGCGGTGGCTTTAACCACATTTTGACCGGCCTGCAGGTTTGTTTTAATGGAGACCGTCTTCCACGAGGTCCACTCTCCTGTCGGTTCAAATGCCAGCTCGCCCACGGAGTTCCCGTTTACTTGGATCGCCGACGGGCGATTCTCCGTGCCTCCGTTGGCAAAACGGAACTCCAGCGTGTACTCTCCGGCGGCAGCCGCATTAACGCTCCACTCAATCGTCCCTCCAGAGGCATTTGGCTTAAAATCGACAAAACCTGTTCCGGTATAGCCAATATGCTGATTATCGACGACTGCCGCATTCAGCACAGCCTCTTCCGCTTCATAAATATTAGTAGTCCCTCCTTCGGCGAAAGCCCTTTCATTTTGTAATACACCGCTGACCGGCGAGGCCGATAACAGCGCGGCCAGCAGCAGTGCCACCCCTGTTTTACCTGCGCGACTTTTCCCTATCAAGATCTTGTCCTCCTTTTTTGGCGAATAGGCATGATAAGACAAGTCTGATTCTAAACGGATGACGGCGTGGCAGACAATAATCTGGACATTATCTCTCTTCTATTTATGGCCGTTTGCCGGATATATCAAATGAAATGATTACACTGGTAATGTCCGGTTCACAAAAATAGTCCGGGGCTGCCGGTACGGCGTCCTCAGACTATTGCAAAAACAAGCCTATTGAATCACTGATAAACATTTTTTATCTTCTCTATCTTCCGTTTGATTAAATCGACTGCTTCTGCCGGCTCCACGATTTCTGCATCCTCCCCTAAACCCCAAATTATATTCACAAAGAATGATAGATCTTCTTTTGGGACCCATTTACGGACCGTACCGCTGCCATCTTCCCTGCATTGGATGGAATCATCGAACGAGCTCGATTCAAGCGTTCGTACACCATTAGGCGTTAAATTAAAAATGAGCTCAGTTTTATCCATTTTTAATATTTCTTGTTCATTCCAATCCTTCACGGATCTTTTGTCGACTTCTTCGAGACATTCGATAGACGGGTTCAAGCTCGCGGAAGATATTCGATCCCCCCGGAATAATCGGTATGCTTTGCGGTGAAAGCAATAAGCCGGACAATACCAGTAACCCTGACTTGCATAGAGCCCAATCGGCTGAATGTCTCTATCCGATACTATATGGCTTGATTTGTACCGGATCGTCACGGCACTCCGAATCATGACGGCCTGCAGTAATGTCCTTAGACAAGCCGAAGACATCGACCGATGCGGACTCCAGATCGCCACTTTGTTTCTTAATCGTTCAATTTGTTCTTTTACGTCGGCAGGCAGGTAATGATAAAACTTGTGGAGCGCGGCGGCGGCTCCTTCGTCAAATGGCAGCGAACCGTAATACTGCAGGGACTGGCAGGCGAAAAACATCGCCACCGCTTCGCTTTCCGAGAACGTAATAGGCGGAAGCATTCTCTCGCGCAGTAGCCGGTAGCCCCCTCCCCTCCCTTGAACGGAGTAAATTGGAATACCGAGTGTGCTGAGTTCCTGCAAATCGCGGGTAATTGTGCGGGTAGAAAGACCGAATTCATCGGCAAGCTCCCCAGCTGTAAATGATTTTTTGGCGTTAATCACCATAATGAGTTGGATGAGTCGCTGTGATTTTAACAAAAGCATCCTTATCCTTTGCGTTTTAATGTACGTATTCCTTGAAAAAAGAAGCCATGATATGTCTTGTTTACTATAATACGCTATCTTTTGCGCTGAAAAAATGGGAGGTTGAAGCAAAGATGAGTATAGGAAAAAGCCTTGCGACACAGGAAGCTGCATCACAAGGCAATAAGTAATGAATCAGGGGGTCAGCCGAGGCTGATGACAACTTTGCCAAAACGCGGCTCAATTTATTTTGCGATATCGAGGCCGAGCCTCTGCAGCACATTATAGATTATGCAAAACATTCCAGCCTGGATCATCAGGTTCAAATTGTGCAAGGGGATTCGATAGACCGTTTGTGGCTTGAATCGGAAAGTATGGGGCCGGAAACGTTTCTTCTGATTGACCCCTACACAATTTTCGATAAAAACTCCAGCGGCCGCTGTTATTTCGATTTGTTTGTAAAAGCTGTCGATCGCGGAATTAAAACGATGTTATGGTACGGGTTTGAGACACTTGAAGGACAAAAGAAACTGCATGCTAAAATGCGGGATTCCCTAAGGAACACTGATAGGGAGCTATCCGGCATTGATTTCTATACGCAGGAATTGAAAGCCATCTATCAACATGCCCTATATCAAAATAAGCCGGCAAGCTTAATATCCGTGGAGATAGACTTGAAAGGTTAAACGGAAATAAATCATTAGACTCTCGTTTACTTATCGGATACCTGCGTTTTGCGGAATTCAAGCGGGGTCTTCCCCGTCATCTTCTTAAACGTGTTGCTGAAGTAGGCGATATCGTTGTAGCCTAGACGTTCGGCGATTTCGGAGATTCGCAGAGAGGTGCGGACGACGAGCATTTTGGCCTCCTCCATCCGCAGCGCCACGACATAATCCACGAATCTGCTGCCTGTTTGCTGTTTGAAATACTGACTGAGATAGCTGGGATTCATGTGAACCTTCGCTGCTACCTCAGTCAGGCTGATATCCCTCGCCCGGCTTTCATGGATGATCTGCATGACCTGTTCAATTGTGGATGGTTGATCGATGCCGGCGCTAAAGGAAGCTTCAGTAGGCGCAGTCCTTTTCATATATTTATCCATCCATCTTACAAGACATTCCGTCATGTCTTCGACTTCGACGGGCTTTAGCAGATAGTCGACCACACCGAAGCGCATCGCTTTCCGGGCAGCCTGAAAATCATCATGTCCGCTGATAAATATGACGGAAGGTCTATCGTCCAAACGGCACAGCTGCTCTACAAACGAGATTCCGTCCATGACCGGCATTTTAACGTCTGCCAGAATGAGCTGAGCTTCATGCTTCTTCAACCAATCGAGCGCTTCCAGTCCATTCGTGCATTCCTGGACGATTTCGAACGGAAGGCCGGTCTGTCTGAGAACCTCCCGAACGACTACCCGCACCCATCGTTCATCTTCAATGAGCAGCACCTTATACAACCCTTTCTCCCCCTTTCTTCCGCCGCACAGCCTCAGCCTCGGGCAGCGGCAGCTGCACGGTAACCGAGGTACCCGCTCCCTGCCTGCTTTCAACTTTCAGACCATACCGTTCGCCATATATATGCATGATTCGCCTGTGGACGTTAATGATGCCGATATGAGCGCCTCCGTCGATTACGTCCTTTTCCCGAAGATCGCGTTGAATTAATGCAAGCCTCGCGGGAGACATGCCTGTTCCCGTATCCTCTATACATACCTCGTAACCGCCGTTTCCGTCCTTCGCTGCGCATATCCGAATCAGCACACGATTTGTGCCCAGTTCCATCCCATGAATAACGGAATTCTCCACAATCGGCTGCAGCGAGAATTTGACAATACCTTTATCCAGCGCCCATTCGGGTACATCAATCCGGTAGTCAAGCTTTTCTTCGAATCGGAATTTTTGGATTTTCAGGTACATTTCACAGATCGTAAGCTCCTCGCGCAGTGTCACGATCGGGGAGGTATTGTTCAAATTATATCTCAGCAGCCTTGCCAGCGAGGAAACCAGTGTGGCGATGTCCCCCATTTCCCGCTCCAAGGCCATACCGCGTACCGTTTCAAGCGAGTTGTAAAGAAAATGCGGGTTAACCTGCGACTGCAGTACTTTCAGCTCGGTTTCCTTCTGGCGCAGCGATAAATCCGACTCTCTCAGCTTGGACCAATAGATTTCTTCCATCAGTATCTGAAGCTTCTCCACCATTTGGTTAAAATCATTCGTCAAATATCCGATCTCATCCTTGGAATCGACCGCCGCTCTCATTGAGAAATCCCCGTCCTTTACCCGTTTCATGAAGAACTGCAGCTTGCGGATGGGGCCGACGATACTGGCGGCAAAACCGATAGCCAATAAATATGCGGCAGCCAGTGTAGCGAGAACGGTCAGCAGAATGGTACGGCCGATGTAATCCACTCCGTCATTCAATTCCCCGCTGGGCATAATCGTAACCAGATGCCAGTTCAAGTAAGCGGAACGACTGAAGGTGTAGAACGGTTCTTCACCGGTCTGAAAGTAGCCGTTATCCTGCTTCAACATCCAGTCCGCGTTGCGAAATTCAGCCGGCTGGCCGAGCATCGCGATATCAGGATGAAAGACATAGCGGCCCTCCGCATCCAGAATAGCCATGTAGCCGGAACGTCCGACGGTGACTTTATCGGCAATTTCCTGGATTCGTTTCAAATTTACATCCATAATGAGCATTCCGGCCGGTTCCAACGTCTGGGGGTCGATGACCCGCTTCATGATGGAGATGACCGGCTCCGACCGGTGCTGCAGTACCAGCATACGGCTGAGCAGCATGATGTCCCCGTTCATCGGAACATCCCGGTAC
This is a stretch of genomic DNA from Paenibacillus sp. sptzw28. It encodes these proteins:
- a CDS encoding response regulator; its protein translation is MLLIEDERWVRVVVREVLRQTGLPFEIVQECTNGLEALDWLKKHEAQLILADVKMPVMDGISFVEQLCRLDDRPSVIFISGHDDFQAARKAMRFGVVDYLLKPVEVEDMTECLVRWMDKYMKRTAPTEASFSAGIDQPSTIEQVMQIIHESRARDISLTEVAAKVHMNPSYLSQYFKQQTGSRFVDYVVALRMEEAKMLVVRTSLRISEIAERLGYNDIAYFSNTFKKMTGKTPLEFRKTQVSDK
- the pelA gene encoding pectate lyase, which codes for MIGKSRAGKTGVALLLAALLSASPVSGVLQNERAFAEGGTTNIYEAEEAVLNAAVVDNQHIGYTGTGFVDFKPNASGGTIEWSVNAAAAGEYTLEFRFANGGTENRPSAIQVNGNSVGELAFEPTGEWTSWKTVSIKTNLQAGQNVVKATATGASGGANIDHLHVYDASVTPEPENPAPVEVQAVGMEEIMDGLLLKKLKLAGIVASADSLKEDRPLTRIEFFARINRVMGFNAEETFKNLDSGEEVWGISKDTWSSYVLEAAQKAGYAAALPDGSVRPDDIITRQEAAIILASVLKLGGKRNNSDRMDDAEGLPESSKGAIGAVIAEGFMTAKGRNFGINEPLNLKEADLIMSRIASSGKVEPAQVEIAGAEAIAPHLVAVILGGEFDAFDVKALKLQAPAEKWAGLNPKLQKLNPTRAAVGRNKFGDTVVVYEIKETLQAGMLVKPAENPVFSGDLEKAVQQAKYLISWQMDHGGWTKSMEKQYSRLWDGVEKRSTQFGPSGEELGSIDNNATTNQLRFLSQVYQATGDETIKASIQKGIGFLLIMQYTSGGWPQVYPKRGLEGDSVYYSNYVTFNDNAMIKVMDLLGEMANGTYPFGGDLLNDELRSRMRTSIDKGIEYILKSQIEVDGKLAAWCAQHDPVTYEAMKARAYEHPSVSGSESIGIIKFLMARPQQTPAIQRAVRGALQWFDDVKLEGIRYVSADPNGQYFVEDPAAVTWYRFYEIGTNLPIFSGRDGVIKRDIREIEQERRDGYSWGGSYAKALLEAAKTTGYYENRLYVEAVADVKDVYGRSISLHQLERVEDETNMLQAIPNKLIVAQDGSGDYKTVSEAIAAVPANNTQPVEIFIRNGVYKEVITVPANKPFISLVGESAEQTVLTYDNYAGKAKPTGGTYGTTGSSSIFLYGSDFSARNLTMENSFDEKSVETSGKQAVAVYARGERMDFRNVRFIGNQDTLFAHSGSQYYYQCYIEGDVDFIFGGARAVFEDSEIRSLDRGSSSNNGYITAASTQITQPYGFLFINSRLTSEAAEGTVYLGRPWHPGGDVNAIANVVYKNCEMGAHIKDIGWTDMSGFKAADARFFEYGNTGPGAKLTDTRPQLTEEGAQQYTVQNVLGWNPGVN
- a CDS encoding sensor histidine kinase, translated to MHRNKALKLWQIIQRLLFLRDRPLSLKLLVFLGILVIVPLSIVGIISYSKSSAVLREEASQSSWQIIEQVKSHIEYYIRDFEIDSIRMLNQPNMKKLLVMRNTEEVQQSGIRQPIMQLFKDTAYSRSDLSRITLILDGIMIFDTAGSESAFPAGELEKENWYRDVPMNGDIMLLSRMLVLQHRSEPVISIMKRVIDPQTLEPAGMLIMDVNLKRIQEIADKVTVGRSGYMAILDAEGRYVFHPDIAMLGQPAEFRNADWMLKQDNGYFQTGEEPFYTFSRSAYLNWHLVTIMPSGELNDGVDYIGRTILLTVLATLAAAYLLAIGFAASIVGPIRKLQFFMKRVKDGDFSMRAAVDSKDEIGYLTNDFNQMVEKLQILMEEIYWSKLRESDLSLRQKETELKVLQSQVNPHFLYNSLETVRGMALEREMGDIATLVSSLARLLRYNLNNTSPIVTLREELTICEMYLKIQKFRFEEKLDYRIDVPEWALDKGIVKFSLQPIVENSVIHGMELGTNRVLIRICAAKDGNGGYEVCIEDTGTGMSPARLALIQRDLREKDVIDGGAHIGIINVHRRIMHIYGERYGLKVESRQGAGTSVTVQLPLPEAEAVRRKKGGERVV
- a CDS encoding YafY family protein, giving the protein MLKSQRLIQLIMVINAKKSFTAGELADEFGLSTRTITRDLQELSTLGIPIYSVQGRGGGYRLLRERMLPPITFSESEAVAMFFACQSLQYYGSLPFDEGAAAALHKFYHYLPADVKEQIERLRNKVAIWSPHRSMSSACLRTLLQAVMIRSAVTIRYKSSHIVSDRDIQPIGLYASQGYWYCPAYCFHRKAYRLFRGDRISSASLNPSIECLEEVDKRSVKDWNEQEILKMDKTELIFNLTPNGVRTLESSSFDDSIQCREDGSGTVRKWVPKEDLSFFVNIIWGLGEDAEIVEPAEAVDLIKRKIEKIKNVYQ